One Vicinamibacteria bacterium genomic window, ATTTGTACGTTTGGGCCATAAACCTCGATTATCCTCTGTTCGAGGGCGGCCTGCGTCAGGCGGACGTCGACAAGGCTTCGGCCGAACGGCGGGTTCTCGAGCGCCAGCGCGAGCTCCAGGCGGAGCTGATCGAGCAGCAGACGCGAACCGCCTTGAGCCGGGTCGACGGCTCGTTTCCGCGCATTCGTTTCGCGCGCCAGGCGGCCGAGGCAGCGGACAACAACTTGCGCATCGTCCAGGACAAATACGCCGAGGGAGTTTCCGATGTGACCGATCTGATCTCCGCACAGAACGAGAAGCTCACCGCCGATCAGGCGGCGGCCGCCGCCGAGTTCCAGTTCTGGATCAATCTGGTGGAGCTTCAGAGGGCGCTTTCCTGGTTCGAGGACGAAAAGAGTCCCGAGCAGCGGGCGCAGTTCGTGGAGGAGATCCGACGTCTCGTCGGGGAACGAGAAGGGGAACCGCGATGACGTGGAAGTGGAGTTGGATGGCTGTCGTCGTGATGATGACTCTCGCCGCCTGCGCCGCAGAGCAGACCGCCGAGGTCAAGGAGCTCGTTCGGCCAGTGAAGACGCTCGTCGTGGGCGGCGCCGGGGCGCGTCCCGCGAGCTATCCCGGGCGCGTGGAAGCCGCGAGCCAGGTCAACCTGTCGTTTCGGGTGGGTGGTCCTCTCCTCGAGCTTCCGGTGCTCGAAGGGCAGGTGGTTCGCAACGGGGAGCTTCTGGCGCGCATCGATCCCCGCGACTTCCAGATACGACTCGA contains:
- a CDS encoding TolC family protein, with the translated sequence LYVWAINLDYPLFEGGLRQADVDKASAERRVLERQRELQAELIEQQTRTALSRVDGSFPRIRFARQAAEAADNNLRIVQDKYAEGVSDVTDLISAQNEKLTADQAAAAAEFQFWINLVELQRALSWFEDEKSPEQRAQFVEEIRRLVGEREGEPR